In Armigeres subalbatus isolate Guangzhou_Male unplaced genomic scaffold, GZ_Asu_2 Contig1917, whole genome shotgun sequence, one genomic interval encodes:
- the LOC134203524 gene encoding uncharacterized protein LOC134203524, whose product MTLFDPLGLLSTFIIHGKVLIQDIWRKQTEWDEQVSEDVYKKWQKWVKMIQYIAEIRIPRCYFQHASQETYRNSELHVFVDASEVAYSCAIYLRTFSNSGDPQCCLIAAKSKVAPLNSWSVPRLELQGCVLGWVPTHSNPADEATKWGSGPYFNSNSNWFHGPDFLRLPENDWPRSKRSERATTTEMRASVLHHFTFTPVIDFERFSLWDRLLRATAYVRRFLHNTIKKQARYVGRLSQAELQTAERTIFKLVQIDSYPDEIAVLSNRAPNETDQQTIGKQSSIFRLMPMLDNNGLLRERSRIGAVEGVCYEVRHPVILPRGHRVTNLLLHHYHQQYRHCNPETVVNELRQLYTIPRLRLEVRRVSPDCPTCKVRRAKPTIPPMAPLPPARLAHHERAFTYTGVDYFGPLSVKLGRSNDAEVHPPNSSVTTERTEFSQGLSDTFTSTSTKWNFIPPGAPHMGGAWERLVQSVKAAMAEAYSEGKLDDEGLQTLVVEAERMVNSRPLTYLPLESEETGALTPNHFLVLSSNGVKPQREGIIDASRVHQSSELVRREILGRSWELTKRQLDVSGIAG is encoded by the exons ATGACCTTGTTTGACCCCTTGGGGTTGCTTTCAACGTTCATCATACACGGTAAGGTCTTAATCCAAGATATATGGCGAAAGCAAACGGAATGGGACGAGCAAGTCAGCGAAGATGTTTACAAGAAGTGGCAGAAGTGGGTGAAGATGATCCAGTACATCGCCGAAATACGTATCCCGAGATGCTACTTCCAACACGCCAGTCAGGAAACATATCGCAACTCCGAGCTGCATGTTTTTGTCGACGCCAGCGAGGTGGCGTATTCTTGTGCGATCTACCTACGCACATTCAGCAACAGTGGCGATCCGCAATGCTGTCTAATAGCCGCGAAATCAAAGGTAGCTCCATTGAACTCATGGTCGGTTCCAAGATTGGAACTGCAAGGATGCGTCCTGGGC tgggTACCTACGCATTCCAATCCAGCGGACGAAGCAACTAAATGGGGAAGCGGTCCATACTTCAACAGCAACAGTAACTGGTTCCACGGACCTGATTTCTTGCGACTTCCAGAAAACGACTGGCCGCGTTCCAAAAGATCGGAACGCGCCACCACCACAGAAATGCGAGCTTCAGTTCTCCACCATTTTACGTTCACGCCAGTGATCGATTTTGAGCGTTTCTCCCTTTGGGATCGACTTCTACGTGCAACAGCATACGTTCGACGATTCCTGCACAATACGATCAAGAAACAGGCAAGATACGTTGGACGACTGTCGCAAGCAGAATTACAGACAGCGGAAAGAACAATCTTCAAGCTGGTACAAATCGACTCTTATCCAGACGAGATCGCCGTATTATCGAACAGAGCTCCGAACGAAACTGATCAACAAACTATCGGGAAACAGAGCTCCATCTTCCGACTGATGCCTATGTTGGACAACAATGGCCTGCTGCGCGAGCGCAGTAGAATCGGCGCAGTAGAAGGAGTCTGCTACGAAGTACGTCATCCTGTTATTCTTCCAAGAGGTCATCGTGTCACAAATCTTCTGTTGCACCACTATCACCAACAATACCGTCATTGCAATCCGGAGACCGTAGTTAACGAGCTTCGTCAGCTGTATACTATTCCAAGACTCCGCCTGGAAGTTAGACGAGTTAGCCCTGACTGCCCAACCTGCAAAGTCCGTCGAGCAAAACCAACAATCCCACCGATGGCTCCTCTTCCGCCTGCGCGTCTAGCGCACCATGAACGAGCCTTCACCTACACAGGGGTAGATTACTTCGGTCCGCTATCGGTCAAGCTGGGTAGATCTAAT GACGCCGAGGTCCACCCGCCGAATTCTTCAGTGACAACGGAACGAACAGAATTTAGCCAGGGACTGTCCGACACCTTCACCAGTACCAGCACAAAGTGGAACTTCATTCCGCCAGGAGCACCACACATGGGTGGAGCATGGGAACGCTTGGTGCAGTCAGTAAAAGCAGCCATGGCCGAAGCGTACTCTGAAGGGAAACTTGACGATGAGGGGCTGCAGACACTGGTCGTGGAGGCTGAACGTATGGTGAACTCAAGGCCTCTGACGTATTTGCCCCTTGAGTCTGAGGAGACCGGGGCACTCACACCCAACCACTTTTTGGTGTTGAGCTCAAACGGGGTAAAACCACAAAGAGAAGGAATCATCGATGCAAGCCGTGTTCATCAGTCTAGTGAATTAGTCCGTCGAGAAATCCTAGGAAGGTCCTGGGAACTGACCAAACGCCAGCTGGACGTTTCTGGAATCGCTGGCTGA
- the LOC134203525 gene encoding probable ATP-dependent helicase PF08_0048, with product MKELADGTPITVSWDTKRNTSRAAVVRRELAIDTEDDIRTNLSTQGVTEVKHISRMSDDKKTKFNTGVVILTFSQPSPPEKLKIGYRVCRTEKYYPRPTQCYRCYEYQHISKFCKKEERCRTCGEKAHLESDECSKEIKCINCDDNHISTSKACPIFRQEQQIIKIKTDKNISYTAARKQLINNNEKPSYAKVTGDVQTIVENARKQWEKELEEKMSFISEKMKVISERMEALNEKEANIKNWYNYLKDKEKNLKITEEKMQKDIEEMKTHCDKLTNELQKKDELIEKLTKNIEPQTQKTITTKDKHGKKIKCDKPIESSPDRETREGTPRRKSNRINNKNNNKQRKTDSSDMETEELNDDN from the coding sequence ATGAAGGAATTGGCAGATGGAACACCGATCACCGTCAGCTGGGATACCAAACGGAATACGTCCCGCGCTGCCGTTGTCCGTCGGGAGCTCGCAATCGATACTGAAGACGATATAAGAACAAACCTAAGCACACAAGGTGTGACTGAAGTTAAACATATCAGCAGAATGAGCGACGACAAAAAAACGAAATTCAACACCGGAGTCGTGATTCTCACGTTCTCCCAGCCTTCACCGCCAGAAAAACTGAAAATTGGATACCGCGTCTGCAGAACCGAAAAGTACTACCCCCGACCAACGCAATGCTACCGGTGTTACGAGTATCAGCACATTAGTAAATTTTGCAAAAAAGAAGAACGCTGCCGAACCTGCGGCGAAAAGGCACACCTGGAAAGTGATGAATGCTCGAAAGAAATAAAGTGCATAAACTGCGACGATAATCATATCTCGACCAGCAAGGCATGCCCAATTTTCAGGCAAGAGCAgcaaataatcaaaataaaaacgGATAAAAACATCTCATACACCGCAGCCCGGAAACAACTTATCAACAACAACGAAAAACCAAGTTACGCAAAAGTTACAGGCGATGTCCAAACCATCGTCGAAAATGCAAGAAAACAGTGGGAAAAGGAGCTGGAGGAGAAAATGAGCTTTATCTCGGAAAAAATGAAAGTTATTTCGGAACGAATGGAAGCGCTCAACGAAAAAGAAGCAAATATTAAAAACTGGTATAACTACCTCAAAGATAAAGAAAAGAATTTAAAGATCACTGAAGAGAAAATGCAAAAAGATATCGAAGAAATGAAAACGCACTGTGACAAGCTAACAAACGAGCTGCAGAAAAAGGATGAATTAAtagaaaaattaacaaaaaacatTGAGCCGCAGACCCAGAAAACGATCACAACTAAAGACAaacatggaaaaaaaattaaatgtgacAAACCGATCGAATCATCTCCCGACAGAGAAACCAGAGAAGGCACACCAAGAAGGAAAAGCAACCgaataaacaacaaaaacaacaacaaacaaaGAAAAACAGATTCCTCAGACATGGAAACAGAGGAATTAAACGACGATAACTGA